Proteins encoded by one window of Elaeis guineensis isolate ETL-2024a chromosome 12, EG11, whole genome shotgun sequence:
- the LOC105033477 gene encoding 14 kDa proline-rich protein DC2.15, whose protein sequence is MASKTSGFALFLIFNFLFFTFASACGYCPPTPTKPTPTPSPSSGKCPIDALKLGVCADVLSGLLNVTIGTPPKEPCCSLLSGLVDLEAAVCLCTAIKANILGINLNIPVDLSLLLNYCGKKVPSGFQCA, encoded by the coding sequence ATGGCCTCCAAGACCTCAGGTTTTGCTCTCTTCCTCATCTTTAACTTCCTGTTCTTCACCTTTGCTAGTGCCTGCGGTTACTGTCCGCCGACACCTACGAAGCCAACCCCAACTCCAAGCCCAAGCTCAGGCAAGTGCCCAATCGACGCCCTTAAGCTCGGTGTGTGCGCCGATGTCCTCAGTGGCCTCCTCAACGTCACGATCGGCACGCCTCCAAAGGAGCCATGCTGCTCTTTGTTATCAGGCCTCGTCGACCTCGAGGCCGCCGTGTGCCTCTGCACCGCCATCAAGGCTAACATCCTCGGCATAAACCTCAACATTCCAGTCGACCTTAGCCTTCTTCTTAACTACTGTGGCAAGAAGGTGCCATCTGGCTTCCAATGCGCTTAG